The following nucleotide sequence is from Paracrocinitomix mangrovi.
TGGAGATATTCACAAGTTTCCTTTAGTTGAACAAATTGTAGAAAATGCTCCTGTAGTAGTGGGTTGGGAAATTATCCCTTTTAGGCAAAGATCAAGCAAAAAAGATACCTCTGAAATGAGTGTTTCTACTCCTGAATTTGTTATTAATGCTTCAGAATTGAAATATGAGCCTTATATCCAGGATGGATTTCTAAATATTATCATTTATTGCGATAAAGTTAATGATGAAAATTATGAAAGGGTAGCTTACTATTGCTTGCTAATCGTTGACAATATATTAGGAGAATATGATTGTGTTACAAAAGTTAAGTCTTATGATGTACAACCAACCCCCATTTCTTCAGGTAGTAAAACTATAAAACCTTTGGTGGATTTAGTAGATTTAATTGATGAAATCAAGGCCAAAAGAAACTAACCAATCACAACTCTCTTTCTAAATACACCCTTGTCGTTTACCAATTCTACAATATAGGTTCCCGGAGCTTGTTGCAAGTTAATGAATTGTGTTGTTGAAGTTTTACTTATACGCTCAACAATTTGTCCTTTTGTATTATAGATATTAATGGTACCGGTTTCAGGCCCTTTAATTGTAAATTGTCCTTTTGAAGGGTTAGGGTAGATGCTGATCTCCATTAATTCATTTCCTGGCATATCTGCATTTCCGCTCAATGTTCCCGCTTCATCATTGGCGTTTACAAATTGATAATCACCACCTACTTCATTCCAAATCACAACAAATAACTCCAATTTTGAAGGGTCCCAATTTCCATTAACGGCCATAACATAATTTTTATCTACAGTTGTGCCACTTGCTATTGAACCATCTGCTATCAATTCTCCAAAGTTCCCGTTCATACTTGTTCGCAAAACGTTATTGTGCCAGATATCGCCGGGCGTTCCTCCATAATTTTGCTGAAATTCCCAAATGCTATCTTCTTGCACATAAACAGCCATGTAATAATTGCCGTTTTGGGCTGTGAAGAACTCTGTGGTAGACTGAAAATAAATGGAATCTCCAATAACAGCCCAGTTAAATCCTGTATTTACATTAGCTGCAGTAGTACTGTAAAAATTGTTGATACTGTCAACTATTTCACTCACAATAGTCGCCGAATATGCACCTTCATTAATTCCGTTCAATGTGAAAATAGGTTGACCTGCAGTTCCTATTTCATTTGCTATGGCTTCGGCTGTTGGTGAATATAAAGCTGAGGTAGAAGATTTATGTAAATCTGAGTAAATGGCTTTGTTTCCGGCCTGTGTGATAATGTCTTCCGTTGCCGGTTTACCATCTTGTCCGCAGAAACCACACCAGGTGGCGGTTACTTGTCCATAAAAAGATTTTATAGTGGTAGGAACCGTAATTTGTGCAAAAGACAATGTTCCCAACAAAGTGATTGAGGTGAGTAGTAATTTCATCATTCTTGAGTTAGTTAAACATTTGACGAAACCAAATCAATTAACTTACAATCAATAATTTATTGACCTAAAACTAGAGCATCAACCCAAAATATTTGATGAACGTTAATTACATGGTCTTGGGTGATTAACTCATCTGTTTCAGCATTGACACGTAAATTAAACTGGTCTTTTTTGATGTATTCCTGAAGGTCTGCTCCTGTAGTTTCCATCACTAATACTGTAGTTGTATCGGCTATATTGGACTTTGAAGCAATTTGAGTTTCATTTAAACCATCTGCATTGATAAATAATGCAATTGATTTTAAAAAACTAAAATCAGTATTAGAAGGAGAAGTAACAGTTAAATCTAAATCTGTCAAAATGATTTGTTCAATTTTATCTTTTCTAGTGTCATTTACTTCAAATGTAGATTCAGAATTAGTTGTTGTTGTTGGGGTAATTATATCAATGGGTATATTGATTCCAATTGTGGAGGGAATAGTAGCAGAATTGTCAAACTCCATATTAAACTGGGTAAATTGATCTATCTTTTTACAGGCTGTTCCCATTAATGCTAAAAGAATAATAAGGGTAAAGGTTGGAAAGTTCTTCATTTTGTTGCTTTGTTTAAAAAAAACGAACATTCTATCAATTAGGTTTGTTCATTTAAGGATATATTTATAATTGAATCAAACATCTTAAAATGGACGAACAAAGTAAACGCGCATTAGTCATTGTTTTAATCCTGGCAGGTGCTGCTGTGGGATTATTTTTCATCTTTAAATTTTGGTGGACTTTCTTAGTAGCTGCGGTATCTTTCTTAGCGGGATATTTCATGGGAAAAAGCAAAAAGTAAAAGTGACAAGCTTTCATTCTACATATATCTTAGCTCTTATTGCAATTGTTCTTTCTTGTTCAGGTTCTGAAGATTCTGATATAAATAAAGAAGTGATTAGAGATGGTATGGATGAAGGGAATGAGCTTATAGATTCAACTGATCTAAGGGATTTTGAGGAAGATGCAAATGAAGCATTTGACGTGATAGATACATTGGAATCAATGTCCGGAATTCTTGAAACACCTGTCAAATTAGGTGGGAAATTATTAAACTCTTCAACGTATCATGAGGACGAACTGGATAGCAGCTGGTTTGATCAAGACTGGTATTTACTTTACCGCGATAGTGACAAAGTTTGTTATTTGGAAAAGGTTGATATACTTTATTCAAGAGTAAATGATCCAATTTTGGATGGAGATGAAGGAGCAACAGGATGGAAAATTGAAACTGATTTTACAGATCCTCATGAAGAAATTATTTTGATGAGTAATGTTGGAGAACTGGAAGAAGGAGAAGTTATTGAAATCAATTTAATGGATGATGTAGTGGCACCGGCAGAGCAAGAAGATATTGTTCATATGGGTCAAGAGTTTTTTCTCAGAGGTTATGGTAAATCTAAAAAAGTGAGTGAGGAGTTTATGATATTGCAAGATTATTACCTTATATATGGTGCGGTGACTAGTGAAGGCAAAAAAACAAGGCAGTTGATTACTCATTTTGAGTTTTTTGATGATGCCATGTTGCAAATTCTTTTTGTTGGGGATATTGATCAGGATGGAATTCCTGATTTAATGATAGACAATAGAAACAAGTATAATTCATTCGTACCAACTTTATTTTTATCAGGTTCTGCTAAATCACCTTACTTACTTAATCAAGTAGCTACAGTTAGTAGTGTAGGATGCTAAAAAAAGGACCATCTAATAGATGATCCTTTATAAAGCTTTAATCTTGAGCGGCGTAAATGGCGCCATGATGATTGATTAATTCTGTAAATTTTCTGTGTGCTTCTTCATCATAATTGTCAATTACTCTACCGTGTTCGTCTTTTGCAATTCTGGATGTCCAATAGGTTTCCATTGTGCCCCATTGCGTCAAATGGTAGCCATATCTGCCTAAAATAATGTTAGGATCAATCTTGTTGCCCATTGCATCTTTTTCAAAAATCATTGCAGCCTTAATCTCTGCGTATTTTTCAATGCTAATTGGTTCTCCTTCTTGCATAGAAGCAACAGTTTCTTGATAAATTGGCATAAACACTTGTTGGATAGCCATGGCATGAGTTGGATCGGTCATCATCTTGGTCCATCCGGTTTTTGCAGCTTCCCAACTTTCGTTGTTTACTCCATTTTCTTGGGCAATTTGTGCATGCTTATCAGTTTCTTCCGGCTTGGTTTGGGACATGAGTCCACATAGTTTGGCGTACAATTCCAATGAAACGCCTGAAATAGGTTCAAATTGAGACATTTTTTGTGATTTAATTAGTTGGTAATTTAATTTTTAGAGCATATAAGTTACACTAAATAAATCACTTATGAAAATAAAGTAGCTTATTTGTTACGTACAAAAATAAGCTTGGTTTTTCCACTCCCTTTCCCCTGATCGCGTAAGTCAATTTCAAATTGTTTTAAGGATTTAAACAAGGGGGTTAGTTTTTCAAAACCAAAATTTCTTGGGTCAAAATTGGGTTGTTTTTTAATTATTATCGAACCTACATCACCCAAAAACGCCCAACCATCTTCATCTGCACAATCCTGAACAGAGTTTTTAAGTAAGCGAATCACATTTGGTGTAATGGTGGATAATGCTTTTGAATTTGCATTTTGATTATTTGTATTGTCAGATTTCTGTAGAATTTCCAGATAAATAAACTTATCACAAGCAACAATAAACGGATCAGGAGTTTTCTTTTCTCCTATACCATATACTACTTTACCGGATTCTCTAATTCTGGTAGCCAGTTTGGTAAAGTCACTATCAGAGGATACAATGCAAAATCCATCCACCTGATTGGTGTATAAAATATCCATGGCATCAATGATCATGGCTGAATCCGTTGCGTTTTTGCCAATTGTGTAACTGTATTGCTGTATGGGATTTATTGCATGTTCCAATAGTGCATCTTTCCATTTTTTAAGTCTTGGATTGGTCCAGTCACCATAAATTCTTTTGATAGTAGGTGTACCATATTTGGTGATTTCCTCCATCATTTCTGAAACATATTTAACCGGTATATTGTCGCCGTCAATTAAAACAGCTAGCTTTATTTCTTTATTCATATATCTTTAAATATAAGCATTATAAAAGGTTTTGCAGGTAGATATGATTGAACATAAGCAAGATAATAGTCACATTTATAAACTGTGGATGAGCTTAAACAAAAGTGCGCTAAAGCAGGTTGATCATAGCTTGTTGGATAAATTTTGGAATGAGATTAAGGAGAATTACGATTCTACAACAAGATTTTATCACAATCTAACGCATTTATCTGAAATGTTCAGGTATGCTTTTGAATTTCAATCAGCATTCAAAGATTTTGAAGTGGTTTTGTACAGTATTTTTTATCATGACATTGTTTATGATGCAGCTAGCAAAGACAATGAAGAAAAAAGCGCAGAAATAGCCAAAGAAAGATTACAGAAACTTGGATTTGAAATAGATAGAGTAGAAGAGGTGTTCAATCAAATAATCGCCACCAAATTCCATGAATTATCTACCGACAATGATACAAATCTCCTATTGGACATTGATATGTCTATTTTAGGTTCGGATTGGAAAAACTATGAAGCCTATGCTTTGAATGTTCGCAAAGAGTATGGTATTTATCCTGATAACATCTATAATCCCGGAAGAAAAAAGGTACTCCAACATTTTTTGGATATGGATGCCATATTTAAAACAACAGCATTCAATAATAAGCTAGAGTCAAAAGCCAGAGAAAATATTGCTAGAGAAATAGACTGGTATTAGTTTATTCAATGGTAGATACTCTTACGTCGTATACAATATCCGTATTGGCAGGCACGTGATCAATTAATCCTTTTTTGCCGTAAGCAACTTTAGCCGGTATTTCAATAAATGCACTTTCACCTGCTTTCATTACAGACATTCCAATGTGTAATCCTTCCACAACATTATCGTTTTCAAATTTGAAACTGAAAGGAGTAGCATTTTGGTATGAATTGTCATACATTCCCGGATCTTTACCTTTTCTGAAGGCAAAATAATCAAATGTTATTTTCTGCTCCTTTTTAGGTATAGCACCATCAATGACTTTTTTGTATTTGTATACTTTAACACCATCCTCTAATACAATTGGTTCAACTTTTTCTACTATTTCAATGTCCACTATGATATCCGCTTTAGGCGGAACGATAGTTTTGTATCCATCTTCGCCGTAAGCTAAAGCAGCCGGAATCATAATACGTCCTATGTCACCCTCGCTCATCTCTACTAATCCTTGTTCCCAACCTGGCAGCATAACACCAATGTTAGATTTTAAAGGTACCGGTTCTCCCAATTCAGAGTTTGAATCAAATTGTTCGCCTGCTGCAACACGCGCTTTATAATTAACAAGAACAACATCATTCAGATCAATAGGTCTTTCAGTTTTTTTAATTTCCCATTCAATACGCAATCCATCTTCTCTTTGAAAAACCATTTCATTAGCTACTCCATTAATTGAGTCAGCCTTGAGCATACTGCTTTGTTGTTCATCAGAATTGTCAGTTGAATCAACTTCATTGACTGTTATTTGATCATTATCATGGTTATTTTCATCCTCATCTACACCTTCAAGTGTACAAGCGACGAATGTTATAAGCGAAAAGAAATAAATCAATTTATTGCGCATACTATTTTTGGTCTTTTTTTTGAATTTCTACTAAAGTAATGTCATATATAGTAGGCATTAAAGGAGGGATTTTGTCTTTGTCCCCAATTAAACCATGAGCCATATGTGATGGTAAAATAAATTTAGCCTTGTCACCTGTACACATGAATTTGATTCCTTCATGCAAACCGTATTCGAGATCTGTTTTTTCAACAACAAAACTCTCGGCTCCTTTCTCTTCAGATGAATAGCAAAAAGTTCCGTCTAATAAGGTGATTTCAAAATCAACCGTTACAAAGTCTCCGGCTCTTGCTGTATCGTTGTTTTCAGATTTATAATAAACAAAGTATCTCAATCCTGTTCCGGTCTCTTTTGCTTTCCAGTCAGGGCGGTGAGACAAAAAGTCTTCAATTTCTTGATTTTCTTCTCCGGCAAAGGTGTTGTGCATATTAATTGATTCATCTTGCGTCCAATCACCGGTATTAACTGGTGTTTGAACTTCTGGCTCACTTTTGCAGCTCAATAAAAAAATAGAGATTATGAATACAAAGGTTCTAATCATCAAAGCAGGCTTTATTTTCATCAACGAATCTAGGTAGAATCGTTACAAATTTGTCAATCGCATCTTCTATTTTACCGACAAATTTTCCACCGGATGCGTTTAAATGTCCTCCACCATTGAAGTGATTTTTTGCCATTTCACTCACAGGTACAGCTCCTTTTGATCTGAAGCTTATCTTGACAATGCCATCATCTTCTTTAAAGAATACGGCCATTTTAACACCTTCTATCCCTAAAGCTTGATTGACTAGTCCTTCTGTGTCACCTTTCGTTGCATTAAATGATTCCAGCTCTTTTGCTCCTAATGATATATGAGCGGCTTTATATTCAGGTAGAATAACAAGTTTATTTAACATGGCATAACTCACCAACCTGATTCTATCTAAAGAATTATTGTCAAAAATGTGTTCATGAACTTCCCAATGTCTTACACCTGCCTCCATTAATCTAGCCGCGATTAAGTGCGTTTTTGGAAGAGTAGAAGAGAACCTAAAAGATCCTGTATCTGTTACTATCCCTGCATATAAAGGTGTGCCTATCAAAGGGTCCACAATATTTTCATCTCCAGACGCAGCAATAATCTCATATATAAGTTGAGAGGTAGAGCAAGAAGTGATATCAGAGAACATTAAATCACAAAAATTTTCATCAGGGTCTCTATGATGATCTACCATTACTTTTTTAGCAGTGGCATCATTCATTAATTTTTCCATCTGTCCAATTCGTGAAGATGAATTGTAATCTAAACAAAAGATTAAATCTGCATTTGCAAAAATCTCAGTTACCTTTTCTTTGTGATCATCAAGATTGTAGATTTCATCATGACCAATTAACCAATGTAAAAAATCCGGAGCAACGTCAGGATGACAAATGTTTACATTGTATCCTTTTACTTTCAAATAATGATAAAGTCCTAAAGAGCTACCTACGCTATCTCCATCAGGACTTTTGTGAGCTGTAATTAGGATGTTAGCAGATTGATTTAGTAAGTCCT
It contains:
- a CDS encoding Omp28-related outer membrane protein, which gives rise to MMKLLLTSITLLGTLSFAQITVPTTIKSFYGQVTATWCGFCGQDGKPATEDIITQAGNKAIYSDLHKSSTSALYSPTAEAIANEIGTAGQPIFTLNGINEGAYSATIVSEIVDSINNFYSTTAANVNTGFNWAVIGDSIYFQSTTEFFTAQNGNYYMAVYVQEDSIWEFQQNYGGTPGDIWHNNVLRTSMNGNFGELIADGSIASGTTVDKNYVMAVNGNWDPSKLELFVVIWNEVGGDYQFVNANDEAGTLSGNADMPGNELMEISIYPNPSKGQFTIKGPETGTINIYNTKGQIVERISKTSTTQFINLQQAPGTYIVELVNDKGVFRKRVVIG
- a CDS encoding FKBP-type peptidyl-prolyl cis-trans isomerase; this translates as MIRTFVFIISIFLLSCKSEPEVQTPVNTGDWTQDESINMHNTFAGEENQEIEDFLSHRPDWKAKETGTGLRYFVYYKSENNDTARAGDFVTVDFEITLLDGTFCYSSEEKGAESFVVEKTDLEYGLHEGIKFMCTGDKAKFILPSHMAHGLIGDKDKIPPLMPTIYDITLVEIQKKDQK
- a CDS encoding DHH family phosphoesterase — encoded protein: MGIDSNKIQSLKDLLNQSANILITAHKSPDGDSVGSSLGLYHYLKVKGYNVNICHPDVAPDFLHWLIGHDEIYNLDDHKEKVTEIFANADLIFCLDYNSSSRIGQMEKLMNDATAKKVMVDHHRDPDENFCDLMFSDITSCSTSQLIYEIIAASGDENIVDPLIGTPLYAGIVTDTGSFRFSSTLPKTHLIAARLMEAGVRHWEVHEHIFDNNSLDRIRLVSYAMLNKLVILPEYKAAHISLGAKELESFNATKGDTEGLVNQALGIEGVKMAVFFKEDDGIVKISFRSKGAVPVSEMAKNHFNGGGHLNASGGKFVGKIEDAIDKFVTILPRFVDENKACFDD
- a CDS encoding FKBP-type peptidyl-prolyl cis-trans isomerase: MRNKLIYFFSLITFVACTLEGVDEDENNHDNDQITVNEVDSTDNSDEQQSSMLKADSINGVANEMVFQREDGLRIEWEIKKTERPIDLNDVVLVNYKARVAAGEQFDSNSELGEPVPLKSNIGVMLPGWEQGLVEMSEGDIGRIMIPAALAYGEDGYKTIVPPKADIIVDIEIVEKVEPIVLEDGVKVYKYKKVIDGAIPKKEQKITFDYFAFRKGKDPGMYDNSYQNATPFSFKFENDNVVEGLHIGMSVMKAGESAFIEIPAKVAYGKKGLIDHVPANTDIVYDVRVSTIE
- a CDS encoding NYN domain-containing protein, with amino-acid sequence MNKEIKLAVLIDGDNIPVKYVSEMMEEITKYGTPTIKRIYGDWTNPRLKKWKDALLEHAINPIQQYSYTIGKNATDSAMIIDAMDILYTNQVDGFCIVSSDSDFTKLATRIRESGKVVYGIGEKKTPDPFIVACDKFIYLEILQKSDNTNNQNANSKALSTITPNVIRLLKNSVQDCADEDGWAFLGDVGSIIIKKQPNFDPRNFGFEKLTPLFKSLKQFEIDLRDQGKGSGKTKLIFVRNK